DNA sequence from the Podospora pseudocomata strain CBS 415.72m chromosome 2 map unlocalized CBS415.72m_2.2, whole genome shotgun sequence genome:
CAATTTTCCAGGATTTTTTTTATACAAGGATTATGATACATGGCATACATCTAATATACATtgaaaaacaacaaaactACATGACAGTAGCCAGGTGTTCTGGCTTGACCTTGTCGTCTGTTGGGGCAAAGTTACCGTTCAAACTGATCCCTGGGCCATGCGTTGTGCTCAAAACAACCTCGTCAATAGCCTTGGGAATGTTGTCGTCCagttggttgatgttgtcttTGAGCTTGGACATGAACGCCTTGATGTTGTCGGCAAGCATTTTGGGAGAGAAACCGAGCTGGCCCACGGCCATTCTCACAACACCGTTTCTTTCTCTGTACTCATCCGCGCCAATCAACTCCTGCATCGTCTCCTTGATGTCGCTGGTAATGGTTCCACGTTTTGGGTTGGGCATCAGATTCTTGGGACCGAGGATTCTGGCGACCTGGGCTTTCTTCAGGGCTTCTTGGCTGTCGGTGTGGCAGATCAACTTGTTGAAGGCGATCTCTCCTCGTCGGATGGCCTCGAATAAgctctcctcacccaccgcCACGGCACCAAGTTGTTGA
Encoded proteins:
- a CDS encoding uncharacterized protein (EggNog:ENOG503NZ88; COG:J; BUSCO:EOG092643Y5), whose amino-acid sequence is MASTHHCVASLARLSLSTPARPTVASTIPKFLVPSVATPQVRHASGGGGGGMRKKPVKKKKTYKTFRSYDLSPMEQFTLCDAMRYLRAAEVGRPPTTVKYDLAVKVKTQKSGPVLRSAIRLPFPVKTDTRIGVICPEGSALATEAQQLGAVAVGEESLFEAIRRGEIAFNKLICHTDSQEALKKAQVARILGPKNLMPNPKRGTITSDIKETMQELIGADEYRERNGVVRMAVGQLGFSPKMLADNIKAFMSKLKDNINQLDDNIPKAIDEVVLSTTHGPGISLNGNFAPTDDKVKPEHLATVM